One genomic window of Quercus lobata isolate SW786 chromosome 9, ValleyOak3.0 Primary Assembly, whole genome shotgun sequence includes the following:
- the LOC115960265 gene encoding sorbitol dehydrogenase-like, whose protein sequence is MGKGGMSHGSAGEAKDGEEENMAAWLLGINNLKIQPFKLPPLGPHDVKIRVKAVGICGSDVHYLKTLRCADFIVKEPMVIGHECAGIIEEVGSEVKKLVPGDRVALEPGISCWRCNLCKEGRYNLCPDMKFFATPPIHGSLANQVVHPADLCFKLPDNVSLEEGAMCEPLSVGVHACRRANIGPETNVLVMGAGPIGLVTMLAARAFGAPRIVIVDVDDHRLSVAKELGADEIVKVSPNIQDVAEEVSQIHKGMEAGVDVSFDCAGFNKTMSTALSATRAGGKVCLVGMGHSEMTVPLTPAAAREVDVVGIFRYKNTWPLCLEFISSGKIDMKPLITHRFGFSQKEVEEAFETSAGGGNAIKVMFNL, encoded by the exons atggGAAAGGGAGGAATGTCACATGGGAGTGCAGGAGAAGCCAAAGATGGTGAAGAAGAGAACATGGCTGCTTGGCTTCTTGGTATCAACAACCTCAAGATTCAGCCTTTCAAGCTTCCTCCTCTTG GACCACATGATGTTAAAATTAGGGTGAAAGCTGTTGGAATCTGTGGCAGTGATGTTCACTACCTCAAG ACCTTGAGATGTGCAGATTTTATAGTTAAAGAACCCATGGTAATTGGGCATGAATGTGCTGGGATCATAGAGGAAGTTGGGAGTGAGGTGAAGAAGCTGGTGCCTGGTGACCGCGTGGCATTGGAGCCAGGGATCAGTTGCTGGCGATGCAACCTTTGCAAGGAAGGTCGGTACAATCTGTGCCCGGATATGAAGTTTTTCGCCACTCCACCCATCCACGGTTCTCTTGCAAATCAG GTGGTTCATCCTGCAGACCTATGCTTTAAACTGCCAGACAATGTCAGCCTGGAGGAAGGGGCTATGTGTGAACCCTTAAGTGTTGGTGTTCATGCTTGCCGACGAGCAAATATTGGTCCTGAAACAAATGTTTTGGTCATGGGAGCTGGACCCATAGGGCTTGTTACAATGCTAGCAGCTCGTGCTTTTGGGGCACCCAGAATTGTTATTGTGGATGTGGATGATCACCGTTTATCTGTGGCAAAAGAGCTTGGTGCAGATGAGATTGTTAAAGTTTCACCAAATATTCAG GATGTTGCGGAAGAAGTATCACAGATACATAAAGGTATGGAAGCTGGAGTCGATGTGAGTTTTGATTGTGCAGGCTTCAACAAAACCATGTCGACAGCACTGAGTGCCACTCGTGCAGGTGGAAAAGTTTGCCTTGTGGGAATGGGTCATAGTGAGATGACTGTCCCACTCACTCCAGCTGCTGCGAG GGAGGTTGATGTGGTTGGCATCTTCCGTTATAAGAACACATGGCCGCTATGCCTTGAGTTTATAAGTAGTGGTAAGATCGACATGAAGCCCCTTATAACCCACAGGTTTGGGTTCTCTCAGAAGGAGGTGGAAGAAGCCTTTGAAACTAGTGCTGGTGGTGGTAATGCAATTAAGGTCATGTTTAATCTATGA